The Flavobacterium johnsoniae UW101 genomic interval TCTGAAAAATATTAAATTAATAATTTAGATTGTGTTCATGAGCGAGATTCTCGCGTTAGCATGGGGTGGAGATTGGAAAAGTTTTATTGATAAACCTCACTTTGAAATGACATTTGGAAAAACAACTCAAGATTTAAGAGAATTGCTTGAAATTCACAATGATTATACTAAGATTCCTTTGTAATTAAAAATTTATGAAAAAAATAGAAAATTTAATTTTTTTAATTGTATTGATAGTGTTGTGTTCTTGTAAACACAAAGAAGAATATCAATACAAAAGCACTATGGTGAAGAAAGATTCTCTACTATTAATTAAAGATACAGCTATATATGGAGAATCATCTGAGGGAACAGAAGCTAAACTATTTAAAAAATTATACAGTTGCGATTCTATAATGAATATAGAAACTTTTGGAGAAATGGGCAATTCAAAATACATATTTAGATTTAATAAAAAAATATTATATGTAAGGCATATTACAAATCATTACCAAGAGCCTATTTATATGAATTCAACTCCCAAAATAATAAAAAAGGATACAGTAATATTAAACAATTCTAACAGAAATAAGTTTACAGCTCTTTTTTACGAATATAAAAGCTATTTTATTAAATCAAAAAACAAAAAAGATAAGAATTTTTTAAATCAAAAGTGGTATGGAACATATTTATTTACCATGAATGAGGATAGTGATGATTGGCGAGACTTACATGATATTTCCATTACCATAAATAAAGATTCTTTAATTTATTCCGCTAAAGGATTTCAGTTATATCAATTGTATAACCTCTCTGTAGTTGAAAAAAATGACACATTAAGATTAACATTTGAAAAAGATTTAAATAATACAAATAGTTGGGCGTTGAAAAAAACTAAAAATTTTGGAATAATTACTTTTAACAATGGGTGCTATAAATGGGTATGTCCATATATTGATATTAGCTTTAATAATGGAAAAAATAGTACTTACATTTTAAAGAAAGAATAAAAAAGGATCTTCTAAAAAAGAAATCAGAGTACTTACCTTTATTTTTTATTATGAAGAATAGATCTTCCAAAAATTGAGGGTCTTAGTTTTAGCGAAGACACAAGAATTAAAGCCTTGTATTGTTATTATGCTGCAAAAATTGACAAAAATTATATGTTTTCCTTTTTTCCAAAATTGGATGATGAGAAATTAGAAGAAGAATTCAAAAGAAACAACTACTAAAACATTCCCGATTTTAAAGAATTATTTGAAGATACTAAAAATGGTGGTATTGGTTTACCTATGTAAAAGTTAAGTTTATGCTTTTCAATCTCTGAACTATGCACGAACAAGACAGTTCTCGTCAGCGGGGTAAGCTTTAGGAAGCGTGGGTGCGCTGTTAAGGTTCGTACAAATTATACGAAAAAAATATTGCATTGAAACAAAATAATTGTACTTTTGTCATATTATTGACAATTAAAAATTTGTCAATCTGTTGGGGTTTTCAAAAAAAGAAAACCCGATAGTTGGTAGCTATCGAGTTTTTTAGAAAATTACAGCATCCTTTCAAATAACTGTTGGATTAGTATTATGACTGCGTTTTTAAAAACGAATACTAACCACTTACGTACGAACCCTGCCATCCTAGATGGCTTTGCGGGTTCTCGAGAAATAAAACTCATATTGTTACGTATATCTTCATACGCTTAATGTCTTTGTTGATTACAAATATACTTCATTCTTCTTTTGTATACAAGGTTTCAATATTTGCTAAGTGCCGTACTTATTAACATTGGCGTACAAATTATACGTTTCTTTTGATTTATTAAAGGGAGTGTTTTGAGATAGATATGATATATTGTAGTATCTATTTTGCAATTTTTGTATTTTAATAAAATATAGTCTTTTAGTTGTTGATAACTTCTCTTTATTTTTTTAGAATATTTTTTTCTTCATCCGAATATTTACTTTTTTTTTGGTTTTCTAAACTGCAATATCATATAGTTGGATTCGATCACGCAAATTTATTTCCGATAGCGCGGATTTGTAATCCGTGCCCACAAAGTAAAACATCCTAACTTTTTATAGTTGCTTTCGTTGCATGAAAAAATTGCAAATCTGAATTATTGTGATTTTAAATGTTTAATAAAATTATCCAATAAACCTTGAATTTGCTGACTAGCAACAGGATTTACAGAATGTACATTAAATTTTAAATTCTGTAAATCAATTCCAGATTCATAAACCAGCCATTTGGCGCAAGCGTAAACATCTTCAGCAACTTGATGATTTGTGTCGAGACCTAAATCATTATCAAAACTAATTAACTCAGGAAGTCCTTTTTCTAGAATTACTTTTTTAAAATCATTGAAATTTCTAACAACAACGAAATCGTCATTAGTTAATTTTTTGTAAACCATGTTTACATCTTTAATATCGTCAAGAAAAAGTTTGTATGGCATTTTCAATTTTTTAAAAATTACATAATATTTTGTCATTTCGAAGAACGAGAAATCACACTAGTAATTCCACACAGAATATTGACAATCTTTATAGAGTTCCGAGTGCGATTTCTCCTTCGTCGAAATGACAAGCTTTGCGGTTAAAAAACTAAAGCACCCTATAAACAGGATACTGCATATGCGCTTTTTCATAATAAGCAGAATGCTTGTAAATCCAATCCAATTGTGCTTCGGCGTTTTTAGCAAACTCGCGGTCGTTTTGTTTTTTAGTTTCTAATTCTGCATTTAGAGCTGGATTTTCTTTTAAAAGTTGTCCGGCAGTATCTTCAAAAATATATTC includes:
- a CDS encoding M15 family metallopeptidase, which gives rise to MSEILALAWGGDWKSFIDKPHFEMTFGKTTQDLRELLEIHNDYTKIPL
- a CDS encoding cyclic-phosphate processing receiver domain-containing protein, translating into MPYKLFLDDIKDVNMVYKKLTNDDFVVVRNFNDFKKVILEKGLPELISFDNDLGLDTNHQVAEDVYACAKWLVYESGIDLQNLKFNVHSVNPVASQQIQGLLDNFIKHLKSQ